The Montipora capricornis isolate CH-2021 chromosome 1, ASM3666992v2, whole genome shotgun sequence genome contains a region encoding:
- the LOC138059460 gene encoding uncharacterized protein, with amino-acid sequence MKDCQLEHVLMFITGADRVPPLGFGKPITIAFYDQDGEKRRPSSSTCNVVALKQQTKQEHPEHEKKKEHQKQEQVEQAMQERQEPLGTETETSGTSRAEPTSEAGTSGEEEGEGAAEATTSSSPDNISSSFSTSEDSEEASSGGGA; translated from the exons ATGAAAGATTGCCAGTTGGAGCATGTACTGATGTTCATTACAGGGGCTGACCGAGTTCCTCCTCTTGGGTTTGGAAAACCTATTACAATTGCTTTCTATGACCAGGATGGTGAAAAAAGGAGACCTTCATCATCTACCTGCAACGTG GTGGCACTGAAGCAGCAGACGAAACAGGAACATCCTGAACATGAAAAGAAGAAGGAACATCAGAAACAGGAGCAGGTGGAACAGGCGATGCAGGAACGTCAGGAACCCTTAGGAACAGAAACAGAAACTTCAGGAACATCAAGAGCGGAACCAACATCAGAAGCAGGAACATCTGGAGAAGAGGAAGGGGAAGGAGCTGCCGAGGCAACAACCTCGTCATCCCCAGACAACATCTCATCGTCTTTCTCCACCTCGGAAGACTCAGAAGAAGCTTCCTCAGGAGGAGGAGCATAA
- the LOC138059469 gene encoding uncharacterized protein, translated as MAAIASFTPETRRLYLSKRKKVGVLATEKWGPEFPKFNSPQMKAELNEFSAKIAPLCSIPEVGFNEEGIAKHIQDFCNEQRRYLKLKRFKSASSEDNEVDLNDQPKKKKIHRESASCESEGQPTKIKTKPKVDENKDNDRDDFDDTQSTLSLDTTESDKESSGDDNVCSSQMPKEVSSGLRLPALCTYNLKACQVIFKAVFGKAQVNREDVVKVLKKKFIVKQDRLTSLTMTQLMEVLAKKLVNQKYCSIKDGPETNITNLRMDDITVHKEIAL; from the exons ATGGCAGCCATTGCCAGCTTTACACCAGAAACGAGACGACTGTATTTATCAAA AAGAAAGAAGGTTGGGGTTCTGGCAACTGAAAAGTGGGGGCCAGAATTTCCCAAGTTCAACTCTCCACAAATGAAGGCAGAACTAAATGAGTTCTCAGCAAAAATAGCACCACTTTGCAGTATCCCAGAGGTTGGATTCAATGAGGAGGGAATAGCAAAGCACATCCAAGATTTCTGTAATGAGCAGAGACGTTATCTCAAGTTGAAACGCTTTAAG TCTGCTAGTTCTGAAGACAATGAAGTAGATCTAAATGACCAgcctaaaaagaaaaagattcatCGAGAG TCTGCCAGCTGTGAATCAGAGGGCCAGCCCACAAAGATAAAGACCAAGCCAAAG GTGGATGAAAATAAAGATAATGACAGAGATGATTTTGATGATACACAATCAACACTTTCACTAGACACTACTGAAAGTGATAAGGAATCCTCAGGTGATGATAACGTGTGTAGCTCCCAGATGCCAAAAGAGGTTTCTTCAGGGCTGAGACTTCCTGCTCTATGTACATATAATCTAAAGGCTTGTCAGGTGATCTTCAAAGCAGTTTTTGGCAAAGCACAAGTTAACAGGGAGGATGTTGTGAAAGTCCTCAAAAAGAAGTTTATTGTAAAGCAAGACAGACTTACATCATTAACAATGACCCAGCTGATGGAGGTATTAGCTAAGAAACTTGTAAACCAGAAATACTGTTCCATCAAGGATGGGCCAGAGACAAACATTACAAACCTGAGAATGGATGACATCACAGTGCACAAAGAAATTGCTCTCTAG
- the LOC138051841 gene encoding uncharacterized protein, with the protein MMMQTHLSTAKSKWQRNRPKTKRAKTSLHRIILRHFLLDCFPAFSLTSLSSFDAWILLVKIGFVMESRWATELLAYVLKNKYGGSFGGSRKLNFQNLFRCFFMSSHFTEGVNLPWSRDEISGCDCNEKIYRHVHCPCFACNGRATDRKTELRHWKETCHLAATNSASVFNSDSDNDSHISGDISFEDVGEFDQPVEDEFGTGCNPEPRRDLQQSDRIDDDEANSTQNPMKKLVVKAVLEALRIKHRSGVSVSTFEDVLEYGKTLLFTSLGEDVDGDILSTLWPKSWNDVQLLLKEEGYEDAKQYFICFCREEKEFTRDGKTTKKFVYDGKYSVMENKDDRCPHCGNEGYIKYMYLGLENKVKNWFRSKTMCTKMLAHWYEKEHWLENMEGWHLKKEIWDGRRWSELQWFWNPESVWALPTRCSHCDIPISADHLINAADRDAGEGVFKLVECPVCFENFEHCIKMAKGSPLNLALIGHFDGWQPFGTSYRGSGSFEGTIANMKKSERNHVDEVYVVGFVPCFEVPNLPESLDPFLQPFMNDLCNGFIQGFQVDYPTGITIAGYEPSPLETVRLLLLCWTADHPGQCETGKFLNQGKCGCRRCKMVGQHLENSSNTHYYYGQNRFHYRHPWGQRTIESELVNIFDIEHESRSSVRKKMSSERGFTGLSIFHKYLYPLYGFDILNHLVYDVYHTVPLNVVKNQVVRALDLEMLDKAKLDKQIENFPWTGEFKDGRLPRQIGKDCKGIGYWKAESFQKYSFPMAECIMESQVTSDRECEILSLVSRLTELHFHVGRNGWTQDMIKLHRNLAWRLNILVEEVQGLAMCTISMHNLIHIHEDILNFSAPDNIWCAVFERAVKEYVKKSHNGKGIETTFAHVEAIREYLKSVEMKKETSPGRHDVSLGIACSNDTAKVLSQMAPAPRKAFLVGSMSNIKPIEGDDCHKIAELLRISPLEVPVAAFSTKRCFKQDTGFDGTAFASGEYVIALVNGQETVIQLQEFLSVRSEGDFCSLLGQGMCYPLQIRDNGEVDRNFWSGFVKVKCQPLSNSTVFLVEDICRKVILYPNDNNLLTVVDYMRHFKQLPYPLIVPVYPEVGDMILIQGESNQDIWHGHIQSVDFINKTVDVYFYIPSLRFPNGNVYVREIRGRGARNTVAWGSMISIAEGCWDSASTWIKAIQS; encoded by the exons ATGATGATGCAAACACATCTATCCACAGCAAAGTCAAAATGGCAGCGAAACAGGCCGAAAACGAAACGCGCCAAAACTAGCTTACATCGAATAATATTACGGCATTTCTTATTGGATTGTTTTCCCGCCTTTTCTCTGACGTCGCTATCTTCTTTCGACGCTTGGATcttattggttaaaattggaTTTGTCATGGAATCCCGCTGGGCCACTGAGTTGCTGGCGTATGTActtaaaaacaaatatggcggctcCTTCGGCGGCTCGAGGAAATTAAACTTCCAAAATTTATTCCGTTGTTTCTTTATGAGCAGTCATTTTACAGAGGGAGTGAATTTACCTTGGTCCAGAGATGAAATTTCTGGTTGCGATTGCAATGAAAAAATATACAGACATGTACACTGTCCTTGCTTTGCGTGCAATGGAAGGGCAACTGACAGAAAAACGGAACTTCGACACTGGAAAGAAACGTGTCACTTGGCAGCTACCAATTCTGCTAGTGTTTTTAACAGTGACTCAGACAATGATTCGCACATTTCAGGTGATATATCCTTTGAAGATGTTGGAGAATTTGACCAACCAGTGGAAGACGAATTTGGAACTGGTTGTAATCCTGAACCGAGACGAGACCTGCAACAAAGTGATAGGATTGACGACGATGAAGCAAACTCCACCCAGAATCCCATGAAGAAGTTAGTAGTCAAGGCGGTTCTTGAGGCACTGAGAATAAAGCATAGAAGTGGAGTATCAGTGAGTACGTTTGAAGATGTCTTAGAATATGGAAAGACattgttatttacatctttAGGTGAAGATGTGGATGGTGACATTTTGAGTACTTTATGGCCGAAGAGTTGGAATGATGTACAGTTGCTTTTGAAAGAAGAGGGCTATGAAGATGCTAAACAGTACTTCATTTGTTTCTGTCGTGAGGAAAAAGAATTCACAAGGGATGGAAAGACCACCAAGAAGTTTGTTTATGATGGGAAGTACAGTGTCATGGAAAACAAAGACGACAGGTGTCCTCACTGTGGTAATGAAGGCTacataaaatacatgtacttgggTCTGGAAAATAAAGTGAAGAACTGGTTTAGAAGTAAGACTATGTGTacaaaaatgttggcacattggTATGAAAAAGAACACTGGCTAGAGAATATGGAAGGCTGGCATTTAAAGAAAGAGATCTGGGATGGAAGGCGGTGGTCAGAGCTCCAGTGGTTTTGGAACCCAGAAAGTGTTTGGGCTTTGCCAACTCGCTGTTCACACTGTGACATTCCTATATCTGCAGACCACTTGATAAACGCAGCAGATCGTGATGCCGGAGAAGGGGTCTTTAAACTTGTTGAATGTCCTGTTTGCTTTGAAAACTTTGAACATTGTATTAAGATGGCCAAAGGTTCTCCGTTAAACTTGGCACTCATAGGGCACTTTGATGGCTGGCAGCCATTTGGCACAAGTTATAGAGGATCAGGGTCTTTTGAAGGTACCATTGCCAATATGAAAAAGAGTGAAAGAAATCATGTGGATGAAGTGTATGTTGTAGGATTTGTGCCATGCTTTGAAGTTCCAAATCTACCCGAGTCACTGGATCCTTTCTTGCAGCCTTTTATGAATGATTTGTGCAATGGTTTTATTCAAGGTTTTCAAGTGGACTACCCCACAGGAATCACAATTGCTGGCTATGAACCTTCTCCCTTAGAAACTGTGCGATTGCTATTATTGTGCTGGACAGCTGACCACCCTGGACAATGCGAAACAGGGAAGTTTTTGAACCAAGGGAAGTGTGGATGTCGTAGGTGCAAGATGGTAGGCCAGCATCTTGAGAATAGTTCAAATACACACTATTATTATGGCCAAAATCGCTTCCATTATAGACATCCATGGGGACAGAGGACCATTGAATCAGAacttgtaaatatttttgaCATTGAACATGAAAGCAGGTCAAGTGttagaaaaaaaatgtcttcagAGAGAGGTTTTACTGGGCTCTCTATTTTTCATAAATACCTTTATCCTCTCTATGGATTTGACATTTTGAATCATCTTGTTTATGATGTGTATCACACTGTTCCCCTCAATGTTGTCAAGAATCAAGTTGTTAGAGCTTTGGATCTAGAAATGCTGGACAAAGCCAAGcttgacaaacaaattgaaaactttCCTTGGACTGGTGAATTCAAGGATGGAAGGCTCCCAAGACAAATTGGAAAAGACTGCAAAGGTATTGGTTATTGGAAAGCTGAAAGTTTCCAGAAATACTCTTTTCCAATGGCAGAATGTATCATGGAGAGTCAAGTTACCAGTGACAGGGAATGTGAAATACTGTCCCTTGTGTCAAGGTTAACAGAACTGCACTTTCATGTTGGAAGAAATGGATGGACTCAGGATATGATTAAGTTGCACCGAAACTTGGCATGGCGACTAAATATACTTGTGGAAGAAGTACAAGGTTTGGCAATGTGCACGATTTCTATGCACAACTTAATTCATATTCATGAAGACATCTTAAACTTTTCTGCTCCAGATAACATTTGGTGTGCTGTCTTTGAAAGAGCTGTGAAGGAGTATGTAAAGAAGTCACACAATGGAAAAGGAATTGAAACTACATTTGCCCATGTTGAGGCAATAAGAGAATACTTGAAATCAGTGGAGATGAAAAAGGAAACTAGCCCAGGAAGGCATGATGTTTCACTG GGAATAGCTTGCTCTAATGATACAGCTAAGGTACTTTCACAAATGGCGCCTGCACCAAGAAAAGCCTTTCTGGTAGGTTCAATGTCAAATATCAAGCCTATTGAGGGTGACGACTGTCACAAAATTGCTGAGCTATTGAGAATTTCTCCTTTGGAAGTTCCAGTGGCTGCATTTTCTACCAAGAGATGCTTTAAACAAGACACTGGTTTTGATGGAACTGCCTTTGCCTCTGGAGAATATGTGATTGCATTAGTCAATGGGCAGGAAACTGTCATCCAGCTGCAAGAATTTCTGTCTGTCCGAAGTGAAGGTGACTTTTGTAGTTTATTAGGCCAAGGAATGTGTTATCCATTACAAATAAGAGATAATGGTGAAGTTGACAGAAACTTTTGGAGTGGTTTTGTTAAAGTTAAATGCCAACCTCTTTCCAACTCCACGGTCTTTTTGGTTGAAGACATTTGCAGGAAAGTAATTCTCTATCCAAATGATAACAATTTGTTGACAGTAGTTGATTACATGCGACATTTCAAGCAACTTCCATATCCATTAATTGTGCCTGTATATCCTGAGGTAGGTGACATGATACTTATTCAGGGGGAATCCAATCAAGACATCTGGCATGGACACATTCAAAGTGTTGATTTTATTAACAAGACAGTGGATGTCTACTTCTATATCCCAAGTTTGAGATTTCCTAATGGTAATGTGTATGTAAGAGAAATTCGTGGCAGAGGTGCAAGAAACACTGTGGCCTGGGGATCAATGATCTCAATTGCTGAAGGCTGCTGGGATAGCGCCTCAACCTGGATAAAAGCAATTCAGAGTTAA